TCCAGCATCAGACCGAGCTGTTGGCGGACGGTGCCGAAGTCCTGGAGCCAGGTGCTCATCGCGCTGAGGAAGGTCGCCGAGGCGTCCCCGGTCCAGCTCGACTGGAGCGCCTCGATCTGGCCGGCCATCTGGGTGTAGGTGCGGTTCACCTCGTCCACCGCGGTCTGGAAGCTGCCCTGGGCACCGAGCATCCCCTCGATGTTGACGGAGGTCGTCTGATTGGCCATCGGCCGGTCCCTTCGGTCCTGGTGCCCCTGTACCGCCCGGCTCGCGGGTCGTCCGCGGCGGGGCGGCGGGGTGGGGAATGTCCCGGTCTGTCATGCTGGTCCGCTCCGGGCCGGCCGGGAAGCGGATCGCGGCCGCGCTGCCCCGCCGACCCCCGATCGCTGCCCCGGCCGACCGTCTCACGACCCCGCCGGCACCGCGGCCGCCGGTTCGTGGACGGCGGGAGCCGGTACGTCCGGCCGGCCGACGACCGCCCCGCCCGCCCCTCCCGGCGGCGGCACGTCCGACGGGAGCACGGTGCGGGACCCGGCGCTCCCGGCGATCCGGCGCGCCAGCAGGTGGGCTCCGCGGGCGCCGTGCGCCGGGTCCTGCCCGGCCAGCACCGCACGGGCCTCCGGCGCGACGACCAGGCCCAGCGCCGCCAGCCGTCGCTCCGTCAGCTCGGCCAACTCCGGTCCGCTGTAAGCGGGGAGGCGCAGGTACTCGGCGAACCCGCCCGCCAGATCGGTGCGCGCGACCAGCAGGTCCATCAGGTACGGCGCCCGCCCGGAGAGCACCAGGACGGCGCCGTGGGCGTCCCGTCCGGCCGCCTCGGCCGCCAACGCGTCCACCACCGCCGCCTGTTCGGCGGCGGGACGGCGCTCGAAGAGCGGATCCGCCTCGACCAGCAGCACCCCTCCGGCGGCCTCCCGGAAGGCGTCGGCCAGCCGGGCGCGCGGCTGCTCCGCCCACCGGGCCGGGACGGCGGACAGCGGCAGCCGCTCCAGCGTGCCCAGCGGCACGAGGCCGGCCCCGGCCAACGAGCGGGCATAGGCGGTGGCAAGGGCGCGCCGACCACTGCCGGGCGGTCCCTCCAGCACGACGTCCGCCAGGCCGGCGGCGCCCTGGTCGCGCTCGACGAGAACGTCGAGCCGGGCGGCCAGCGCCTGCCGGACGGTGGTGAGGCCGGTGAGCCCGGCCAGGTGGCACGAGGCCGCGGCCGCCCGTGACGGCAGGGGCGCGGCAGGGGCGGCGGCCGGCGCCGGCGGCGTCTCCCCGGCCGGCCGGTCCCGCCGTTCGGCCTCGCCGGGCAGGGCGGTGAGGTCGGCGGCGGTCAGGCGGCTGAGTTCGCCGTCGTCCGCGGGCGGCCGGACGGCCAGCCGGGACGCCTGGTTGCTGATCATCGTCTCGAAGACCTGGCGCGCGACCCGGCCGTTGCCGAACGTCGGCCCCTTGGGGACGTCCTCGAAGTGGCGGGTCAGCGCCGCCCCCGCGTCCCCGGTCAGTTCGTAGCAGTGCTTGGCGCACAGGCCCCGGACGATGGTGACCAGTTCCGCCGGCTCGTAGTTGGGGAACTCCACCGTGCGCGAGAACCGGGAGGCCATGCCGGGGTTGGAGGCCAGGAACTGGTCCATCTGCTCGGAGTAGCCCGCGACGATGACGACGATCTCGTCGCGGTGGTCCTCCATCAGCTTCATCAGGGTCTCGACGGCCTCCTGTCCGAAGTCCGGTCCGGTGCCCCGGGACTGGTTGGTCAGGGTGTACGCCTCGTCGACGAAGAGCACCCCGCCGAGCGCCTTGGTGAAGACCTCCGTGGTCTTGATGGCGGTGCCGCCGATGATCTGGGCGACCAGGTCGGCGCGGGCCACCTCGACGATGTGGCCCTGGCCGAGGATGCCCAGTTCGGCGAGGACGGCGCCGTAGAGCCGGGCCACCGTGGTCTTGCCGGTGCCGGGCGGGCCCGCGAACACCAGGTGGCGGCTCATCGGGGGCATCGGCAGGCCCATCTCCTGCCGCCGCTGGGTCATCCGGTTGAGGTTGATCAGGCCGGTGACCTCGCGCTTGACGCTCTCCAGGCCGACCAGCGCGTCCAGTTCGGCCAGCGGCCCGGTGCCGGGGAGGCCCGGGACGGCGCCGGTGCCGTCGGCCGGCCGCGCGCCGTCCGCCCCCGCGCCGCGCTCCGGACGGGCGGCGGTCCCGTTGTCCCGGACGTCGCTGTCGTGCACCAGCGCCGAGCCGTCCGGGCCTGCCGACCTGACCCCGTCGCCCGCGTTGTCGACGACCGTGCAGTTGCCGAGGTCGGCGCGGGCCCCGGCCCGCACGTCGACGCCGTGGCCACGCGCACCGCTGATCCGGCAGCCCACGGCGGTGAACGAGCCGCCCTCCAGGACTTGTACGCCGTCGGCCCCGGATCCGGTGAACTCGCTGTCGTGGGCGTCCAGTTCGCCCTGCTCACCGACAACCGCGGGGCAGCCGTCCAGCGTCGAACCGGACAGCCTGACGCTCGCGCCGTCCAGCACGCCGAGGCCCCGACCGCCGCCGGTCGTGCCCAGCCTGACGCCGGTGAGGCGTCCGCTGGTGGACCGGCCGGCCAGGTCCACCGCGTGGCCGCCGGCGAGAGTGATCTCCGCCTCCCGCAGGGCCAGTTCGGCCCCTCCGTCGGCCCGGACGCCGTCGCCGGCCGTCCCGCTGACGGTGAGCCGGTCCAGCTCGGCGGCGGCACCGTCAGCGAGCCGGACGGCCGTGGTGGCGGCGTCCCGCACGGTCAGCCGGTCCGCCACGGCGACGCTGCCGGCGCCGGTCACCCGCAGGCCCACCGGTGCCCCGGTGATCCGGACGTCCTCCAGCACCGGCCGGGCGCCCCCGGTGACCTCCACCCCGGTGTCGGCCGCACCGTCGACCGTGCAGCCGCGCAGCACCGGCGCCGCCCCGCCCGCGACGTGCACCGCCTGGCCGGCCGACCCTTCGAAGGCGCAGC
The sequence above is drawn from the Streptomyces kaniharaensis genome and encodes:
- a CDS encoding WXG100 family type VII secretion target, with translation MANQTTSVNIEGMLGAQGSFQTAVDEVNRTYTQMAGQIEALQSSWTGDASATFLSAMSTWLQDFGTVRQQLGLMLEKLQANTGTYGTTHQATTDVAAQLGRGMANPLPGF
- a CDS encoding right-handed parallel beta-helix repeat-containing protein — its product is MSRQVLLVSPVRPGAHRSISAALAEAPEGALITVAPGRYEEALVITRAVTVAAGDVGGAGDGGTVEVHAVAGSTVVVDAEAVGLSGLVLSGTDRQAPVLDLRRGQSALDGCRIRGEAWAAVLVRQDATLAARGCRVDNPHGAGVVVTSTGASVLEDTEVADAGSSAVVVAERGRLEVRDCRLVRPRGNGVCVNGSGTVVIEATRITGSAKPGVAVEQEARAELRRVTVSGSAAVDAYLTSRGETVLAGCAFEGSAGQAVHVAGGAAPVLRGCTVDGAADTGVEVTGGARPVLEDVRITGAPVGLRVTGAGSVAVADRLTVRDAATTAVRLADGAAAELDRLTVSGTAGDGVRADGGAELALREAEITLAGGHAVDLAGRSTSGRLTGVRLGTTGGGRGLGVLDGASVRLSGSTLDGCPAVVGEQGELDAHDSEFTGSGADGVQVLEGGSFTAVGCRISGARGHGVDVRAGARADLGNCTVVDNAGDGVRSAGPDGSALVHDSDVRDNGTAARPERGAGADGARPADGTGAVPGLPGTGPLAELDALVGLESVKREVTGLINLNRMTQRRQEMGLPMPPMSRHLVFAGPPGTGKTTVARLYGAVLAELGILGQGHIVEVARADLVAQIIGGTAIKTTEVFTKALGGVLFVDEAYTLTNQSRGTGPDFGQEAVETLMKLMEDHRDEIVVIVAGYSEQMDQFLASNPGMASRFSRTVEFPNYEPAELVTIVRGLCAKHCYELTGDAGAALTRHFEDVPKGPTFGNGRVARQVFETMISNQASRLAVRPPADDGELSRLTAADLTALPGEAERRDRPAGETPPAPAAAPAAPLPSRAAAASCHLAGLTGLTTVRQALAARLDVLVERDQGAAGLADVVLEGPPGSGRRALATAYARSLAGAGLVPLGTLERLPLSAVPARWAEQPRARLADAFREAAGGVLLVEADPLFERRPAAEQAAVVDALAAEAAGRDAHGAVLVLSGRAPYLMDLLVARTDLAGGFAEYLRLPAYSGPELAELTERRLAALGLVVAPEARAVLAGQDPAHGARGAHLLARRIAGSAGSRTVLPSDVPPPGGAGGAVVGRPDVPAPAVHEPAAAVPAGS